One Tolypothrix bouteillei VB521301 DNA window includes the following coding sequences:
- a CDS encoding type II toxin-antitoxin system RelE family toxin: protein MMEYEIEFIPLAIELLKKVKDQREQKALRQKIEKLKIEPEKQGKALTGQFQGYRSVRAVGQRYRIVYRVDRNRIIVVIVGVGMRREGERQDIYAILENELDEE from the coding sequence ATGATGGAATATGAAATTGAGTTTATTCCTTTAGCTATTGAATTACTGAAAAAGGTTAAAGACCAAAGAGAACAAAAAGCACTCCGTCAAAAAATTGAAAAACTGAAAATAGAACCAGAAAAACAGGGTAAAGCTCTTACAGGTCAGTTTCAAGGCTATCGTAGTGTAAGGGCAGTTGGTCAACGCTATCGTATTGTTTATCGTGTCGATCGAAATAGAATTATTGTTGTAATTGTAGGTGTTGGAATGCGTCGGGAAGGTGAGAGACAGGATATTTATGCTATTTTAGAAAATGAGTTAGACGAAGAATAA
- the gap gene encoding type I glyceraldehyde-3-phosphate dehydrogenase: protein MSKLKVGINGFGRIGRLVFRAGIDNPNIEFVGINDLVPPDNLAYLLKYDSTHGSYKGQVEAKEDGIVVNGRFIPCVSVRNPAELPWGKLGADYVVESTGLFTTFEGAANHLQAGAKRVIISAPTKDPEKVPTLLVGVNHHLFDPAKDTVVSNASCTTNCLAPVAKVLNDKFGLTEGLMTTVHAMTATQPTVDGPSKKDWRGGRGAAQNIIPSSTGAAKAVALVLPELKGKLTGMAFRVPTPDVSVVDLTFKTLSATSYKEICAAMKEASEGALKGILGYTEDEVVSTDFQGDSHSSIFDAGAGIELNSNFFKVVAWYDNEWGYSNRVIDLMLAMAQKEGLLERTAVAV, encoded by the coding sequence TTGAGTAAGCTGAAAGTTGGCATCAATGGATTTGGTCGTATTGGGCGACTTGTGTTTCGTGCTGGTATCGATAACCCCAACATTGAGTTTGTTGGCATAAACGACCTCGTACCACCAGATAACTTGGCATACCTGTTGAAGTACGATTCAACTCACGGTAGTTATAAGGGTCAGGTCGAGGCAAAGGAAGATGGCATTGTTGTCAATGGACGTTTCATTCCTTGCGTGTCGGTTCGTAACCCTGCAGAGTTACCTTGGGGTAAATTAGGTGCAGATTATGTTGTGGAATCTACGGGTTTATTTACTACCTTTGAAGGTGCTGCAAACCACCTGCAAGCAGGAGCCAAGAGAGTTATAATCTCTGCTCCCACTAAAGATCCGGAGAAAGTTCCTACCCTATTAGTAGGTGTAAACCATCACCTATTCGATCCAGCAAAAGATACTGTTGTCTCCAATGCTAGTTGTACTACGAACTGTTTAGCCCCCGTTGCTAAAGTACTGAATGACAAATTTGGATTAACCGAAGGGTTAATGACGACAGTTCATGCTATGACTGCGACCCAGCCCACCGTAGACGGTCCGAGTAAAAAGGACTGGAGGGGAGGACGAGGTGCTGCTCAGAACATCATTCCTTCTTCTACAGGTGCAGCAAAAGCAGTCGCACTGGTTTTACCAGAATTGAAAGGCAAGTTAACCGGTATGGCATTCCGAGTTCCTACTCCCGATGTCTCTGTTGTTGATTTGACATTCAAAACTTTATCAGCTACCAGTTACAAAGAAATCTGTGCTGCTATGAAAGAGGCTTCTGAAGGCGCTCTAAAAGGAATTTTAGGCTACACGGAAGACGAAGTGGTTTCTACAGATTTTCAGGGCGATTCCCATTCCAGTATTTTTGATGCTGGTGCTGGGATCGAATTGAACTCTAATTTCTTTAAGGTTGTTGCTTGGTACGACAACGAGTGGGGTTACTCAAATCGTGTCATTGACTTGATGTTGGCTATGGCACAAAAAGAAGGTTTGTTAGAACGGACTGCTGTAGCAGTTTAA
- the pyk gene encoding pyruvate kinase: MRRTKIICTVGPATSTPERLQSLVDAGMNVARLNFSHGEHAFHGQTIKYLRQISSATQKPLALMQDLCGPKIRLGVLPQEGITVEAGQEVTFVLQKEGKSADEIPLPLPTLFAMVRRGEPILINDGRIKVIVCDRDADRIRAQVIIGGLISSNKGVNLPETRLPVTSITEKDLSDLRFGIQLGVDLVAVSFVRSPQDLEPAQRMIEGANANIRIIAKIERREAVENIDEIIEVADGIMVARGDLGVEMPIEQVPLIQKDIILRCNRAGKPVITATQMLESMISAPDPTRAEVTDVANSILDGTDAVMLSGETAVGQYPVAAVKMMHSVAVRTENSLKEGARQALWNYDAGSLSVTESLAEAVCRIAYETGAKAIVCHSSSGNTARLISKYRPTTPILALTPCDTPYRQLALSWGIEPLLIQSVYTAEEMLINVEKTLLETELIQQGDRVVITSGVPIGKSGTTSLVKVHTIGQPISA, from the coding sequence ATGCGAAGAACCAAAATTATTTGTACTGTCGGACCTGCTACATCTACACCAGAAAGACTCCAATCTTTGGTGGATGCAGGTATGAATGTGGCAAGACTAAACTTCTCTCATGGAGAACACGCCTTTCACGGTCAAACCATCAAATATCTCAGGCAAATTAGTAGTGCAACACAGAAGCCTCTTGCTCTCATGCAAGATTTGTGCGGTCCCAAAATTCGTTTGGGAGTTTTACCACAAGAAGGGATTACTGTAGAGGCGGGTCAAGAAGTAACTTTTGTGCTGCAAAAAGAAGGCAAAAGTGCTGACGAAATCCCCCTACCATTGCCAACTCTGTTTGCAATGGTTCGACGCGGCGAACCAATTCTCATTAATGATGGTCGCATCAAAGTGATTGTTTGCGATCGCGATGCGGATCGGATTCGAGCACAGGTCATCATTGGCGGTTTGATATCCAGTAACAAAGGCGTAAACTTACCAGAAACGCGTTTACCTGTAACCTCCATTACAGAAAAAGACTTAAGCGATTTGCGTTTTGGGATTCAATTAGGTGTAGATTTAGTGGCAGTATCCTTTGTGCGATCGCCCCAAGACTTAGAACCAGCACAAAGGATGATTGAAGGAGCAAATGCAAATATTCGCATCATTGCCAAAATTGAAAGACGAGAAGCAGTAGAGAATATTGATGAAATTATAGAAGTCGCTGACGGAATTATGGTAGCTCGTGGCGATCTCGGAGTAGAAATGCCCATCGAGCAAGTACCCCTAATTCAAAAAGATATTATTCTCCGATGTAACCGTGCGGGTAAACCCGTCATTACCGCCACACAAATGTTGGAATCGATGATTAGCGCCCCCGATCCCACCCGTGCAGAAGTCACCGATGTTGCCAACTCAATTTTAGATGGGACTGATGCAGTCATGCTGTCAGGAGAAACTGCTGTAGGACAATACCCGGTAGCAGCCGTCAAAATGATGCACAGTGTTGCTGTAAGAACGGAAAATTCTCTCAAAGAAGGAGCACGTCAAGCCTTATGGAATTACGATGCGGGAAGTTTGAGTGTTACTGAATCTTTAGCCGAAGCCGTTTGTCGCATCGCCTATGAAACAGGTGCTAAAGCAATTGTTTGTCACTCTTCAAGTGGCAATACAGCAAGGCTCATTTCTAAATACCGTCCAACAACTCCAATTCTTGCTCTGACCCCTTGCGACACCCCTTACCGTCAGCTAGCACTTTCTTGGGGTATAGAACCTTTACTCATCCAATCCGTTTATACCGCCGAAGAGATGTTGATAAATGTGGAAAAAACTCTTTTAGAGACGGAGCTGATTCAACAAGGGGATAGAGTCGTCATTACCTCAGGCGTACCCATTGGTAAGTCAGGAACTACAAGCTTAGTGAAAGTGCATACCATAGGACAGCCTATTTCAGCTTAA
- a CDS encoding type II toxin-antitoxin system Phd/YefM family antitoxin, producing the protein MSKSISITDSRNELLQLPEQLGNEPVIVTNQGLPVMVAISYEQYISMLETMEILSDPEFKEQLIAGIQEDREGQRVSWAEAMKELEW; encoded by the coding sequence ATGTCTAAATCAATTAGCATTACTGACTCAAGAAATGAACTTCTTCAATTACCCGAACAGTTAGGTAATGAACCTGTAATAGTTACTAATCAAGGTTTGCCAGTTATGGTAGCTATTAGCTATGAGCAATATATTTCTATGTTAGAAACTATGGAAATTTTATCCGATCCAGAATTTAAAGAACAATTAATAGCTGGAATTCAAGAAGACCGAGAAGGTCAAAGGGTAAGTTGGGCAGAAGCCATGAAAGAATTAGAATGGTAA